The genomic interval ttaactaaaCAGCTCGAATCGGTCATGTCCCCGTAATGCAAAAAGAGCTTGCCCCCTATAAGATGAAAAGAATTGCTTCACCATGCAGTCAAGAGTTTTTATTACTTTGAGTCTTTACCTTTATGGGCATAAGGATCGGTATGCAAATGGTCAATTCGACTTGTGTTGAACGTGCTGGCTCTTCTTATGATCCCGTGTACTTCATAACCTTTGCTGAGAAGGAACTCGGATAGATAGGAGCCGTCCTAGAGACAGAGGGAAAATGCTTATAAGTGTAAAAGTTTGCTGCTGGATCgtaaattatcattaaattcCGAGATATATGACAATTCGGTAAGAATTCAAGTTTATATTGGCAATAATAGTTTATACTGTCTGGAGAGggaatatttgtattttaggATTTTGTAATAAGCGGCATTTTCTGATCAACGGTCATTTCCTGTTTTGTCGGCCAATCGATTGTATGTTTTGTTGTCAGTGTTACTTGACGTTAGGTCCATTTGTTTACAGCGCCTGAAACTAcaatttttcccttaaaattcACATGATATTCATCATTTGTACTATAAAAATCACGGAAAATCACTTATGACGAAGTAGAACAACCAAATTAACCAAAATCAatgaattaaagttttattacaaGAGCCGAACTAACCTGTCCATTGATTCCCGTGATGAGGGCCACTTTTTTCCCGTTTTCACTGGCCATTTTTTACTGAGTGTCGTCTTGACGGTGAATAATATGCCACGAAAACCCTTTTCAAttataaatcttaaaattaaataatcccAGGACACGACAGCAacgtttttatcaattttgccAAGTGGGCAAATAGCCGGCCTTGGACGATTGTTGATAAAACAATTGACGGcacaaaatgtttttcgatAGTTGCATTTCTCCGCATGTAGAGGGCGATACTCAAAAAATACGTCATGGTTTTTGTTAAGAACTGAGTATTCCTGGTGTCCTAAACAAACTTTGATAATATGCTTCAAtgttctttaaattaaaatgtactgaatattaataaaaacacaaattattgtaaaaatcataattttcttGCCTTTATCGATTTATAGaatagaaaaaagtttgaatcCAATTAACAACTCCACAAACTAGCACTATTCGCAATGTTGCCACACCtcccataaaattaaaaattaatacgtGATACATAACCTTAAGTTTTATAACCTTTTTTGCATGTTTGTTGagaatttcatcaattttgttcatttttctattttactaacaatttaaataatacaaaactAAACTAATCTTTTTAGTGCATCTTCAAACTATAATCGTACCTAACGACTATCACTATGTTCAAAAACACACTCCAAAACATGAGTATTTACCCAAAAGTTGTAAAAACATTTCACACAATGTTTAGCAATAAGTTCCTGCTTTACACCAATGTAGGGCTTTCCTTGTCCCTGTCAGGACTGGGAGACATTCTAGAGCAGAAATACGAGCTAATAAATGGTGAGTTATCACAGTGGGACCCACAAAGGACTAGAAACATGACCATATCAGGTACCACTGTGGGGATAGTGTGCCATTACTGGTATTCATTTCTGGACAGAACTATACCGGGTTACACAGTGCGAgtagtgtttaaaaaaattctagtgGACCAAATATTTGGCTCTCCACTTTGTATTTCTACGTTTTTTGGCACTCTTGCAGTGCTCGAGAAATCTACAATGGAAGAGTTTCATGCGGAAGTGAAGGCGAAAGCGTGGAGGCTATATGCCGCAGAATGGATGATCTGGCCTCCTTgccaatttttgaatttttacgtACTGTCAACTAAGTATCGAGTgttatttgataatttggtTTCTTTAGGATATGATGTGTACACTTCTCGGGTGAAGCATAGAGAGTATTGACCCTGAGAAAAGAAATAAACCATTTGAGATTTCCCAACACTTACAAAAGCTGTGATTTTTGATCAATGTAAGAGAATGTGTGCCTACAAAAACAAGGAAGTTGTTGCATatggttttttatttactaaaatattcacttaaaattataaaataatggtttttaatatCCGTGGTTTTGGTAGCCACCCATACCTCGATGACCACCTGAAATTTATAAAGTAATTATAGAATATTTTGTagtgaaaaaaataagttaaaaatacTACCATGTTCAGTAAATATGCCTTTAGTTCCTATTTGATCTCCACCATACCTTCCTCCCTGAACGTTACCATGTATATATAGTGGAGTACTATTTTCAGGTGTTCCTTGATGACCACCCCTAAATCCTCTCCCATCCTGGTTACTACTGCCAAATCCTTCTTGGGGCCTACTATCTCTCTCACCATATGGAAGTGAAAGTACTAATACAGCAGAAAATGCCAAAATAGCaatctaaaaaaatagattttagtGCATGTCAAATAAATACCTAATTCTATCAGTGGCTACTTACTAATAGAAATTTTGCCATGTTCAAGCTCTAATTTGATTAACTGTGTGTTAGGACTATTGCTTTGTCTGATAGTTCTTGCGTTTTATAGATGACTTGTTTTTATGATCTAAGAGTAATCATTGCAGGGGTCAGTGATAAAttcaatacttaaaaaaattaatgtgctACTAGTTTCCATATGGGAATTTCGACATCTTATCTTTTTACCCATAGGAAGTAGATGCATagttccttttttaataatctcACACGCGTATCAGACCTGTTTTTTCAGCTAGAGAGTAGCTTTACTAGCACCAACTCGAtgacaaataattattacattaaGTCAACCATAATTAGTGTCATTTTGTTTCtgtatttgttgaaaaataagtgtAGAAATGTGGGTAATCTAAGTAACAcaagtaaatattatttgaattcCAATATCCATATGTATAGGTCAATTCTAGtgcaaaaatcataaaattcctTATCACCGTTTTTAATTGACCATTAATCACAAACAAGAATTATCACCTACACTTGACCATACAGTTACTTGAATCtacagtttgtttaaaaaataattgtgattttttaatgtggCAATCAGCCCTTCTGTGTTGATTGGTTCAGATTCATTGTAATACATAAGGGGTTTCCCATATTTGGTGGTCATTTGGCCTCCCAGTGCAGTAAGAATGGCATGGCCAGCACATATGTCCCATTTCTTAATTGCTGTTATATGTAGATATGCATCTACAGCACCTTCAGCCACTTGAAGTGCTTTATATCCTGTATAATGATCAATTTGGAAGGTAGATGTGTTGTGTATTTCTTATGCAAATAAATCACCTGCACCTGCCGCAATAAGCAATTTACAATTCTCAcagtttttctccaaaacttctttaatGGTGCCACTATGAGATCTGGATATAATAACTTTTATATCAGAATCTGTCCTTTTCACCTAATGGATGAATTGTGATATAAGCATATTAATAACACAACATAATAATTACATTTGGCTTCAAATTAGCTGAATACCCCTTGCCAACTACAGCCCATGAAGTGGTTTTATTGAAGGGGTTATGTATAACCCCAATAACTGGATTTCCTTTAACAGCTACACACACCATTGTGGTGACATAttggaataatttttctataaagaTCTCCAAGATAAGATAAATTTATGAACACACATTAATCACGTGCCTGTATATTCATGTGTGGCATCAAGCGGATCAATCCACACTGTAATGTCCTTTGCCTCAGCAAGAACATTGTCCCCCTGTAAGGCCAATTGAGGCTCTACAACTTCTAGTTTATCAGTAAATTCACATCCCACATCTTTCTCTTCTGACACAAAATGTACCATAGGAAGTGCCGATTTTATTACGTGTTCCATCGCACAGTGGCTCATAAGATCAGCAGTAGTCACGCTGTCGTCCAGTCCCTCTTTCGTTTTGCCTTTAGACTTGATTTTAAGGTCATTACGAGTAGACACTACATATTTTCCACCAGCTTCGGCAGCTTCAATTGACACTTGCAGAAGATGTAAAAGACTGATTTTATTATCTGCTTTTTTAACGTGTCTGTTGTGGAAGTGAAAATAGACTAAAATGATAATCAGTAGGATTAAAAGTGTGTAgccttttttgtttaatttgattacAGCTCCGAATGCCATGATTGAATTTAAAGAGCTTAAAGAGTGGTAGGTTGGTTCATTATAggtatttacatatttatttcgaaactttgaaattgtttattatgttattgattaaaaatatttgaatttgtgTATATCgtgattatttttgtttacgcTTTTTTTGAGGTTAAACGAACTGTCActttcataaatgaaaatatatagaTGTAATACAGCACAAGATGTGACAACGTCGCAGACGATGAGGACGGGCTTATTTTCGCCTATAATATTCTCAATAAATCTACGAGGGTCACGCAATTCGCAGTTCTACTAATcatggaaatattaatttaacatcggtttaaaaaattctcaattccaaaaataaagataagtTGCTATTGTAGGTCGCTCCCAACAATACAGCAAATAGGATCTTGGAAAATTAGCATTTAATAATCTAGTCATGTTAGATGTAGGTGACACGATATATATATCAACATTTTGGATTGCCTACATGTGATAAAATGCAAGAACTGAGTGAATTTGATATTAGTTCTCACCTAGGAAAAGTTTAAACTGGCATTTACAGATATTCTCAgctgtttttttatttcctatttaaaaacGGAATAATAATTCCTTATTTATATATCTCTCCAATTATATCCTTACTTGTGTGTGGGTgatattttttaccttttttaattcaaaagtgaTTCTTTGGCAACACTGTTTAAGTATATGTGACAGGTGGATGATAGGTTATGTTAAACTTCagattttcttatttcaatattattgggtgtttattttccaattactttatttttacattattcgCAACGGaatcaaatttgaaagagGAATTAAACCCTAcgcaaataaacaaaaaagtcaGAAATACCATCGAAAACTTGTGGCACAAGCTCAACATTACACATGTCCCATTAGGGACTGTGAAGAAAACGCCCAGTGCAgccttgtttatttttagttacagTAATATTGGCCCAGTTTCTGTATTATCATGGAAGATATTTTTCAGTGGTGTAAAGAAGGGAATGCCTTGCAAGTGAGGGTATGGTTGGATGAACCTGAACATGATATGAACCAAGGGTAATTTTTCCACTGTTCCTTCAATGAAGGCCACATCTGATCATGTCTCCTTATATGGTTACTGGCAATAATCTAATATGCATAAAAACATAAGAGTTTGACATTGGGATATTGAAATTTGTGATATTAATACCAAAGGGACTTGTCACCAAATTGCCTgtcttaataatttaatttattacataatCTTTACATTTGCCAATTGCCTGAAGGACTTCATCAAATTCTAATCTTATTTATGAAGTTAAAGTTCCTTATTTAATATTCCCTAACTCATCAAGCATGCTttagtaatgtttttttttcttaaaaactgcTTTAAagatagaagaaaaaaatggccCCATGAAactctattttttttgtgacatattgctaaatttcataagaaaaatgaGGACACAAAGTTAAAGtcgaaaaaaataagttgatCATTACTGGAACACCAATTTCAGAGATGACCATGGCTTCAGTCCCTTACATTGGGCAACCATGAAGGGTCACAACAAAATTGTAGAGATGCTCCTGCTTAGAGGTGCTCGAGTGAATGCCACAAATAGGGGTGATGATACACCTTTACATTTAGCAGCTGCTCATGGACATAGAGAAATTTTGGGGATGgtatgttttaataattttttgttctacAAATTAAATGCTAATTCATCGCTACTTTATTTCAGCTACTTCGCCAAAAGGCTGATGTAAATTTCACAAATGAACATGGTAATTCTCCACTACATTATGCATGTTTTTGGAGCTATGAGACAGTGGCTGAAGATTTAGTACATCACGGAGCCAAGGTCTCCATTGCTAATAAATATGGAGATATCCCCCTTGATAAAGCAAGGGGCAGCTTAGCCAAAACTTTGCATGATATTGCAGTGGAAAATGGACaagatttaaagaaaatcaaatttaaagatCAGAGTTGGTTGGGTAAGTCTCAATGAAGAAGTATGTcttaaaatatgaattgagtattcattaaaaaaaaacctatccAGGACGATACAACGTCATGACAACTAAAACTTTAACTGATTTAGATGATAATTGTGTGTAATCGTGACCTATTGTGATGATTTATTAGAATGGCAAAACTGTCAAGAAAGTCACTATAATATTCCTCAGTCAGGCTAGGGTTCTTGCgccttcgccatttttttGTAGCTTGGAATATATTATACATTCGACAAATATGATTTTAGGAATGAAGACACGTTCGCGGGATGCGACTTTGTCGCGACACAAGGGTATAAACTTCAAAGAATTggatttaaaacataaaatcgCAGAAAGCCATAGCGGAACTACTTATCGTGGCCGCTGGCAGAATAACGATATTGTAGCGAAGGTACTGAATGTTCGTGAAATAACGGCGAGAATATCCAGAGATTTCAATGAGGAATTCCCAAAATTGCGGATATTCTCTCATCCGAATATTTTGCCTGTTATCGGCTGCTGCAATGATCCACAAAATTTGATTGTTATTAGCCAATTCATGCCATTGGGTGAGTACTTGGATTTCGTCTCATGGAGAAAAGAGATGATCATTTTCGTAATGCAATTGAAGTCTTTTCTATAGGTAGCTTCTTCGAAAATTCTCTCAGTTGATTATGGAAGTTATAGTAGCAACTATATGTAATAAACATGAGCTTGTAGGGTCTCTCTATAATGTCCTGCACGAAGGAAGAGGAGGAATTGTCGTGGACACCGCCCAAGCACTAAAATTCGCCATAGACATTGCCAAAGGGATGGCCTTTTTGCACAGTTTAGAGCGCACAATCCCTGAATATTTTCTGAATAGCCGACATGTCATTATCGAAGATGACCTGACTGCGCGCATAAATATGGGAGATGCCAAGTTTTCATTCCAGGAGAAAGGGCGAATTTACTATCCAGCCTGGATGTCCCCCGAGGCTttgcaaaagaaaataagCGATAGGTAAGGGGTCTTGGGGTCTCTTTGGGCTTTTTCCCATCCTATTGTTTTTCAGAAATTGGGAAGCTTCAGATATGTGGAGCTTTGCAATCCTCCTATGGGAGCTAGCAACGCGTGAGGTTCCCTTCCCGGATCAGAGTCCCATGGAAGTGGGAATGCGCATTGCTCTGGAAGGCCTGAGGATCACTCTTAAACCGGGTATATCTCCGCATTTGTCCAAATTGATCCGGATCTGTATGAACGAGGATCCGGGCAAAAGACCCAAGTTTGACATGGTACTTCCcattcttgaaaaaatgactcgCTAATATTGTGGGAAAGATGTAGGCCAGTGCCACTGAACAAATAATTTGGGCATAATTTTGAGTTTGAACCGAATCTCTCTGAACACGGCGAGTTTTTGCCCCTCTCTgggcaatttttatttttattttttgtgttcattttgtaaattaactCTGCTCTTCCGGTCTGGAAATAACTAATGAATTGACAAGAAGCTACTGATGTAGAGCACGGAGGTTATGACCTTCTCTAACGTGTTTGttaatgtattattatttatgtactaGCTTAGGAATAATTCGTGTTATCTTTAAATAACTCCCATTTCCCGATGTTTTCTGTAAATTAACGTACTTGAACTGAACAAGTGCCTTAAGTAACATGCCTTAAGTAATGCCTAGAAATTACGTTTCTattgtaatatattaaaatgtcactttatttatatttccttACTCTTAacgtaataataattgttgaaaatgttatttttgtagattaattgtataatttttagtaaaattattaacaaaattccatttttgatTGTTTCCCTAAATCGCGTTGCCTTGTTTCCTGGATTCTTTTGTTTTCGTTGCCCATGTCGACAGTCCAGCGTTAAACTGGCGGCCATTTTGTGCTGGTTTGTGTTAATAACTGAAAACATTACTTTAATTTGTGTAATAAAACCGCTTTGCCGTATTTCATTCGATTCAATCAGCCATTATCGACAACTGTAGTCAATATTTTAGCAAAACAAGTCGACGCAAACGCAAAAACCACATTAAACAACCCAATAAAACATAACTGACCACGAGTAATATATCCCCATCGCGCTAATCAAATCCATACCCATAAAATACAACAAACTCGCATCCTCATTCCCCACAAACCCCGTTCTGAATTCCGGAGACCTGCGCACCCCCCAATTCGTTCGTTTCCAGCCGGGACACAGACACCTCGTTTCCCAGTTTGTCCGCGACCCTATCGTTCTGCTTGTCGTCCGGTTGGTGATCCAAACAATGCCGTCGCTGTCCCGTACTTCGCGTTGTAGGTAGGGGGCACTATGGCCCCCCTGGAGGCCGCGCTCCGTCGTTATGGAGGCAGTAGCCAGCTCGACAACTCCAGGAGATCACACGGAAGCCACACCGTCTCCGAAGGCCGAAACCCGGCCGAAGGGAAATGCAGATTCGACCTTCGCCAGGTAAGTTCCCGGTGCGGAGTTGCCGGATTAGTGGAAATGTTGCTAGGGGAGGTTTACAGTTTACCGGAAAAGCGCTCTGCGCCATTGTTTTGGGAATTGTAACATGGTTTGCGTGGCAACAATGTAACCTTCTTGTCCAGGCCTTTATCGAGTGCAATAAGGGGTGCATTAGACTTTGTCTCcatataaatgtttaatggatttttttggttGGTTTCGacaggaaaataatttaaataaattaggaGGCAATGTTTCGAAATCTCCTATGGCAGATGCAGTTCAACACACTGATGCTCGCTAGAAGCATAACAATTTAAACTTCTATTCTGCCCATTTCCATTTGGCTGCCTTCCAAATGCGAAAACTGTGCTGACAGATTGAGGGCTCAGGGCTTTTGGGGGTGACATAAATAGATTTCTGATTATGTATTCAGCGATTGTCTGAAATATTAAAGCACTTTCGATGAGATGAACGTTGCTCCACGTCGAAGGGTTTTAAAAGCACACTTTCGTCTGGGTTCAAACTAACTGTTAATGGTTTTTCAGTGAGCTCTCTTGCaatgcattttattacaaaaaactcTATTGATTTCAGCCTCAAACAGGAACCTGGTTCCAATCCGGAAAGTCCGTTGGAGGCTACAAGTCCTATAGCAATAAGAGGTAAGAATACAGAAAGCATTAACATACATAAGCCAATGCTATTAAATGcactttttgcaaaaatcagTTTTCATGACTCTGTATCGCAGGAATTAAAATAAGAGCTACAACAATCACTTTTGCGCAGGCTTACAACAGACTTCGTGGAGATGATTAGTTCGAGCTATCTTGTAACAAAATTGCTCCATTTGTTCCTGAGATGTTCTGCATTAAAGGTTTCAAATAGGAGAAAAATAGAGATCTATGGCagatttcgatttttgaaGCGCTCTTTTTCGCTTTAATTCACcgattttatgaattttcccAGGTcacataaaagaaaagtttttgaaaaatacttataTCGGTTTTTCACCAAGTTGCCAGCGACGTCAATACGGAAGCTTCTGATTGGCTGATGTGGAAAAATCACAAGTTTTAGTCGCCATATTGAATTAGAGTGATGTAGTCGTCGCGCGGAGTTtagaattagattttttttcgctgaAAATTGCGGGAAACGACTAagaaatgtgtgaaattaatggAACAAATTGCGTTTTTACACCTCACCGcgtttttcgatattttcacaTGTTTAGAGTATTCAAAGTCGTTGGGTTATCATCAGTTTTCCTCACGATCAAGTTGAGTCCcgatgtcaaattttgaaatgcgGTCACTATCACTCGAAATTAGTTTGTAGTTTTTGAGTAaagtttttcggaaaaattgcatgaattttcaaacaaattctCCGAAAAAGTGCGTGTAAGTGGTGCAGTCAAGTGTGTTCTGAGGCCTCAATGGATTTCTCGGTAGACTGAGACGTTTTTCCATCGTGGGAGCAGAACCAAATGACACTGAAAGCAGTAAGTAGCTTAGGAAATTAGTTGGGATAATTCAttgcaaaaaatcataatttgtttgatattttaaatggggaGTTTTGAGTCACTATCGACTTCTACGCAGCGTTCTAAACTCAAATCGGCCGAAAATTTGGCGCTTGTACATTATCAAATTTCGGATCAAGATGAAGttgatttttaaacgtttaaaattcaaaacattggaaaaaagtttacaGAATAGCTGACCGTAACTGTTCTCGTCATTGTCAGTGCATTACGCATACATTGTCGCTTGGGTTTTAGCTGAAGATAAGCGATTCGGTTAGTTTTAAAGATGCGACCATTATTAGATTCCCATCATTGGATTAAGCGTTTTACTTCCGAGAGCCAAACGCTCGAACCTTAGcgaaatgtttgaaatttctgAGGTGCCATTTTCGGGCCTTTTTTGGAACTTTCATTAACCTCAATTTACAGCCTGGGAACCGTGAAAATGCGTTTTCAGGTGCCTTTATTGGGAGGCACTTTCAAAACCGCAATAATAGGTAGGTCCCAAGGTGATCTTAAATCAAGCTAAATCTCGATTATCTCGAAACCAAATGAGCCATCTGCTCGACACTTTATTGTGACTCTATACGCGCCTAGGTGAGCCTAGGATGAACGTACATTCCACTTCCCGTACATATTAACCACATCAAGAACCCATCAATTATTAGGTTTAATTATGAGTGATCACGTGAATATTTGCCGTTTGTTACGCCTGTGGTCCGTCGTTTTCTCGATACCATCTGAGAACCACTCCTTCTCCTTATAAGAGCCCGTTCCcggcaaaaaaataattacatcaTGAGTGAGGTGCCATTGGCCTTTTAATCCATCTTTTACTGATGATGATGCTGGTATAGGTATTCGATTTAGAGTGTCTTGGCGTATCAAAATTATTGCTCCATATACATAGGGCGGTGGTTGTTCGATCGAATTGTCATCGACGCATTGGACAGGTCCGTTTTGATTCATTCTTAGTGGATGTTGGACGTGGCTTCGATTTGGGCAAAACCCCATCGGACATGGTGATCTATCTTGGCCAACTAGCCGTTCCCCAGAGCTATTTAGCCCCGGGCGTTCTTTGACAAGAAGAGAGGAATAACCGCAACGGGCGTTCACCTCCCGATGGAGATCGGCGCTGCTACAAGAAGTGGTATCAGCAAGTCGCATCACTAGGAAGCGCCAACCTTTATTGAAGGCCATAAAGCgtacaaccaattttcgtGTAATCAGTTGATATACTGCCACGTCTTTCTCCACTTCTGcacaattaaaatgtttaaaataaaaaaaacgtgcGTTGTTTCTTGTGAAGGCAGTTCGGGATGACAACATTCAAATAAAGATTAATATACAGTAGTGATGTTTAAGACACAGTAATGTCGAATAATGATGAGGAAGAGTTCCATTAGTATTCAAGCACTATTGTCTTTACTCGAGTTAGTTTCTGAGAAAAGCTCCTGAAATATTCCGCATATAAGGTTTCATATATTATTAACGCACCATTCTCTCATTCTTCGTTTCAAAAGGAATTCGGGTTGCTTCCTCAATACACTGATAGATTCGTGCAAGAAAGGGGCTTTTATTCTCAACAATATAGGAACGGGATACCTTCCATTCTCTGCTGCGACTTTTTGCACGTGCCACCGTGTGTAGGATATTATGCGTGGTCCAGCTTTTATATTATGTATAAAGGTATATAACCGGTTTTCCTGATCCTCTATATTGAAACTACTAAAGGTTCGTTCACATTAGAGTGCTTCATCTGGAATTGAACTTGAACCATGGAATTCAACGTAGACTCAGCACAGCATTGCCACAGCTGTCTTTATCGGTTTTTTGATAGTTTGAATTTCCAGGTAGTGGTTGCTCAACATTTCGGAAAACTGTTTTCCGCATGCACGGGACGCTAAAACTCTACCTTTTCGTGTAGAACGCGCTGTATATTATGcgatttattgaattatctaTTTATTAGGCTCAATTTGTGCACGGAAACTTTTATACCAATCTCTTTTGCTTTTCGCGTAATATGGGAATTAACAGGAGCACCCTTTCAATGACGCTCACAGAGAGTTTTTGCACGCTTCCTTTAAGTCCCAAAATCCCGTTTTTGTCATGAAGGCCAATTACATCCTTCATGGCAGAGCCTTGAGACACCGATCCCCAATCTGAATCAATCAATCAGTGAAGGGATCCAATTTTGCTCAAAAGTGACGTACTTGGACAACTTCTTTAGGAGAGTTGCGCTGGTTGGGGGCGGAGCTAAAGTCTGCCACGTGTTTCCGAACTTCAGTGATTTTTCGTACACATTAACAACATAATGGAGGCCTACTATATCTAGCTCTCGAAGGGGTGACATCTGTTTGCGGAAGCGAAGGTGGGACTCCTCGCATATCCCTGCGGGTCTCTCTTTATAATGCCCTCGAGGCTTTTAGGCCCTATCAGATGTCGACCTGtgagaaaatcaattttcctatACATCAACGCATAAACATACTTAATTTTGACCTACTATGCACACCTCACTGAGTCCTCAAAGGTACATTTGCGGGTACAATTGGGTCCGCCCCTGCACattcattattaataaagttaaaCTTTGTATCATAAATCAATATGCCTAATAGCGAGGCGAGAATAAAGCAGTTTTGCGCAGTCGGAACTTTCCTcgagatttattttattacaatccTCCATGGTATATTATTTATGAGGGAACTTCGGTGTCGTGACCCTTCTAAATCAAAACAGACACTCCGTTTCCTACAGCGTTACGACATCATCAGTTTATACTCGAAGACCATCTCCGGCGTTCATCTTCAAGTCATCATTTCTTGCGTTATCTTCCGACTTGAATACAACTCCACCATTGAGGTCTTTGAACCGTCTTCCTCTCCTCTCCCTCTCTTCGGCACACCTGAGAGAATCGACACCGTCCGGCAGTAGTCCGGGATATTACACAACGACGTCGTCGCCGTAGAGTCAACAGCATCATGCGGGTACAGCCATGTGGCCGAGCGTAGTTCTTGGACAACGTCGTGGTACGCACCGACGCCTCCGACCTTGATTGACGACGTCATGCGTCGTGTCGTCGACAAGAGAAAGAAGAAACGCGCCGCGCTAGGGTACGTGGGGGTGTAGGTGGTGTGGGTGGTTCGAGGAGGAGCGCGTTTCGATTGGTTTCGAATTCGGCGGCATGGGGATGCGGTGCCCTGCGGATAGACTGAGAAAGAAGGGTTTACGGAGTTAAGGTATCTTCCATTCCCCTTTCGCTCCCCTTTCATTCAGTTTGTCCCAATGcacttttttacttaaatcgACA from Euwallacea fornicatus isolate EFF26 chromosome 17, ASM4011564v1, whole genome shotgun sequence carries:
- the LOC136344384 gene encoding mpv17-like protein 2; its protein translation is MFKNTLQNMSIYPKVVKTFHTMFSNKFLLYTNVGLSLSLSGLGDILEQKYELINGELSQWDPQRTRNMTISGTTVGIVCHYWYSFLDRTIPGYTVRVVFKKILVDQIFGSPLCISTFFGTLAVLEKSTMEEFHAEVKAKAWRLYAAEWMIWPPCQFLNFYVLSTKYRVLFDNLVSLGYDVYTSRVKHREY
- the LOC136344383 gene encoding putative inositol monophosphatase 3 → MAFGAVIKLNKKGYTLLILLIIILVYFHFHNRHVKKADNKISLLHLLQVSIEAAEAGGKYVVSTRNDLKIKSKGKTKEGLDDSVTTADLMSHCAMEHVIKSALPMVHFVSEEKDVGCEFTDKLEVVEPQLALQGDNVLAEAKDITVWIDPLDATHEYTEKLFQYVTTMVCVAVKGNPVIGVIHNPFNKTTSWAVVGKGYSANLKPNVKRTDSDIKVIISRSHSGTIKEVLEKNCENCKLLIAAGAGYKALQVAEGAVDAYLHITAIKKWDICAGHAILTALGGQMTTKYGKPLMYYNESEPINTEGLIATLKNHNYFLNKL
- the Ilk gene encoding integrin-linked protein kinase — protein: MEDIFQWCKEGNALQVRVWLDEPEHDMNQGDDHGFSPLHWATMKGHNKIVEMLLLRGARVNATNRGDDTPLHLAAAHGHREILGMLLRQKADVNFTNEHGNSPLHYACFWSYETVAEDLVHHGAKVSIANKYGDIPLDKARGSLAKTLHDIAVENGQDLKKIKFKDQSWLGMKTRSRDATLSRHKGINFKELDLKHKIAESHSGTTYRGRWQNNDIVAKVLNVREITARISRDFNEEFPKLRIFSHPNILPVIGCCNDPQNLIVISQFMPLGSLYNVLHEGRGGIVVDTAQALKFAIDIAKGMAFLHSLERTIPEYFLNSRHVIIEDDLTARINMGDAKFSFQEKGRIYYPAWMSPEALQKKISDRNWEASDMWSFAILLWELATREVPFPDQSPMEVGMRIALEGLRITLKPGISPHLSKLIRICMNEDPGKRPKFDMVLPILEKMTR